One Paracidovorax avenae ATCC 19860 genomic region harbors:
- a CDS encoding RHS repeat-associated core domain-containing protein, with translation MGGMAAARQADEIGHVSVWARLARVGLRLASGMVETLLVAGVVALAAGVSVATMGCGAILACGLLAGFIGGATGWSDYKEKKIQEMTEDIGELDITGTLGIRGAATVRINGRAAMRAVADAAVCRDHGQPNPNFIAEGSDSVFIETYPAARKGDKMMCAAQIASGSDDVLVGGNKTAYLEIADDRAWWETALEIGVGLAMGRGNFLGKVGCLALGAVVGMAGDALGRGFRALIGYPVHPATGGKVLDGSQDTDFVLPGPLGIAWRRFYSSHDHREGSLHGAGWSVPYEIELHVERPAAGAPPSRITYVNPQGRHIGLPDVEPGTALFNVGEGFTLGCTAGGHYEVGELDHVAYQFGPAPQEAGTHVLKLLRIRDRFGHWVGLRYDGERRLAGIADHLGRLLRLDYEPGSRRVVAIHLVQAAPGEQLGLLATYRYDAGGQLTQVQDRTRATVRRFAYAEGLMVRQEDAAGFACHYAWEDAAQASGPERQDGARGPDGRPLRDRRVVRHWTEDGENYAIAYGFDGGFDSGPASEAGGWTSATDQLGREERWQWDRWHNLTAYTNALGATWRLVWNERRELLSCTRPSGASTTFQYDDNGMQTGVVDPLGRLTRTLWDSRWFEPLRTTGPDGATWRYEYDRQGLLVQETAPDGGVTRYAYDAQGQVVQIEDALGGARTLQWNERGLLARYTDCSGRTTRYGWDGWGQLQSVTDALGQQTQGVVDARGLLRSLRLPDGSSQGFEYDAGGRLVEHTDALSRGTRYGYNARGQLLWRRDAQGREIGAAHDGAHRLSALATENGGVYRFRYDDADRLVEEERLDGTRVGLEYDADGHVVAVVHHPARGDDVFHELETQAQDGTLREGPAARNAQVPRRTELQRDALGRLVQKRVGASVLRYRYDAGGRLVEASRWRRQAGEQAETPAGAEAETDNAPLELQHTTRFEYDALGRIVAEHAQDAASGQVHTLRHEHDALGNRTRTQLPAVGAGRSGQTGQAVLRRSLNYLHYGSGHLHQINLGLAEEWAQEASPEALQESLPGETLQASVLGGGPDGVLPEPVREVHRLIADIERDALHREVLRTQGTLSTRYALDALGRRTGSWTRSGLGLQDAAGEDWRGAWQQQVEALAQRGPSAAVGLLKQYRYDAVGELRESVHSHKGRTSWRYDATGRVEQALRAGPGAQPGAGVQGRSEEVFRYDPAGNLLDASLASRMAANDGGPGGSGTGSTGYLRDNLVRVYEDKRFAYDGFARLREKRIGRHTVQRFEWDDEDQLVAVETTRHPGTAQATRQRVEFRYDALGRRIAKQDAFGRTEFIWEGMRLIEERRGSKVVSYVYEPGSYVPLARIDADGQRLEGSGHGGLVGSAGADAAGPAGTQGPPGSQSSRYAALNPMAAPGSSAAAHAASASAQGPAHAHAQAQTPSESRLRASAQVSYFHNDPSGLPEEVTDEAGEVRWRASWRTWGSALEERWEAVRIDGSAIPAVQQRHRDEDTLEQNLRLQGQYLDRETGLHYNTFRYYDPDMGRFISPDPIGLAGGLNLQRYAINPLAWIDPWGLCGEKIKNKFPNEGPPADGKILGTAVSNKGLVTIPGKGPLRGTFDFVVTQDNQLILGKRHVTLSGGADVQAAGSMRLKGGKILEIDNLSGHYQPTPAQAAGFPSAINNAGFSTKGATLQPYSISPTPSGNHVLPPRPLPPTML, from the coding sequence ATGGGAGGCATGGCGGCGGCGAGGCAGGCGGACGAGATAGGACACGTGTCGGTGTGGGCGAGGCTGGCGCGTGTGGGGTTGAGGCTGGCGTCGGGGATGGTGGAGACGCTGCTGGTGGCGGGGGTGGTGGCGCTGGCGGCGGGGGTGTCGGTGGCGACGATGGGGTGCGGTGCGATCCTGGCGTGCGGTCTGCTGGCGGGGTTCATCGGGGGAGCGACGGGCTGGAGCGACTACAAGGAAAAAAAGATCCAGGAGATGACCGAGGACATCGGGGAGCTGGACATCACGGGCACGCTGGGCATCCGCGGGGCGGCGACGGTGCGCATCAACGGGCGCGCGGCGATGCGTGCGGTGGCGGATGCGGCCGTGTGCCGCGACCATGGCCAGCCGAACCCCAACTTCATCGCCGAGGGCTCGGACTCGGTCTTCATCGAAACCTACCCGGCCGCACGCAAGGGCGACAAGATGATGTGCGCGGCGCAGATCGCCAGCGGCTCGGACGACGTGCTGGTGGGGGGCAACAAGACGGCATACCTGGAGATCGCCGACGACCGGGCGTGGTGGGAGACGGCGCTGGAGATCGGGGTGGGCCTGGCGATGGGCCGGGGCAACTTCCTGGGCAAGGTGGGGTGCCTGGCGCTGGGGGCGGTGGTGGGCATGGCGGGCGACGCGCTGGGGCGGGGCTTCCGGGCGCTGATCGGCTACCCGGTGCACCCGGCCACGGGCGGCAAGGTGCTGGACGGCAGCCAGGACACGGACTTCGTGCTGCCCGGGCCGCTGGGCATTGCCTGGCGGCGCTTCTACAGCAGCCACGACCACCGGGAGGGCAGCCTGCACGGCGCGGGCTGGAGCGTGCCCTACGAGATCGAGCTGCACGTCGAGCGGCCGGCCGCCGGTGCGCCGCCTTCGCGCATCACCTACGTCAACCCGCAAGGGCGGCACATCGGGCTGCCGGATGTCGAGCCGGGCACGGCGCTCTTCAACGTCGGGGAAGGCTTCACCCTGGGCTGCACGGCGGGCGGCCACTACGAAGTGGGCGAGCTCGACCACGTGGCCTACCAGTTCGGCCCGGCGCCGCAGGAGGCGGGCACGCATGTGCTGAAACTGCTGCGCATCCGGGACCGGTTCGGGCACTGGGTGGGGTTGCGCTACGACGGCGAGCGGCGCCTGGCGGGCATCGCGGACCACCTGGGCCGGTTGTTGCGGCTGGACTATGAGCCGGGCAGCCGGCGGGTGGTGGCGATCCACCTCGTGCAGGCCGCGCCGGGCGAGCAGCTGGGCCTGCTGGCGACCTACCGTTACGACGCGGGCGGCCAGCTCACGCAAGTGCAGGACCGCACGCGCGCGACCGTGCGGCGCTTCGCCTACGCCGAAGGCCTGATGGTGCGCCAGGAGGACGCGGCCGGCTTCGCGTGCCACTACGCCTGGGAGGATGCGGCGCAGGCCAGCGGCCCCGAGCGGCAGGACGGTGCGCGCGGGCCCGATGGCCGGCCCCTGCGCGACCGCCGGGTGGTGCGGCACTGGACGGAGGACGGCGAGAACTACGCCATCGCCTATGGCTTCGATGGCGGCTTCGATAGCGGGCCCGCCAGCGAGGCCGGTGGCTGGACAAGCGCAACCGACCAGCTCGGGCGCGAGGAGCGCTGGCAGTGGGACCGCTGGCACAACCTCACGGCCTACACCAACGCGCTGGGCGCCACGTGGCGGCTCGTGTGGAACGAGCGGCGCGAGTTGCTGTCGTGCACCCGGCCCTCGGGGGCGAGCACCACCTTCCAGTACGACGACAACGGCATGCAGACGGGCGTGGTGGACCCGCTGGGGCGGCTCACGCGCACGCTCTGGGACAGCCGGTGGTTCGAGCCGCTGCGCACCACGGGCCCGGATGGCGCCACGTGGCGCTACGAATACGACCGCCAGGGCCTGCTGGTGCAGGAGACGGCGCCCGATGGGGGGGTGACGCGCTACGCCTACGACGCGCAGGGCCAGGTGGTGCAGATCGAGGACGCACTGGGTGGGGCCAGGACCTTGCAGTGGAACGAGCGGGGCCTGCTGGCGCGGTACACCGACTGCTCGGGGCGCACGACGCGCTACGGCTGGGACGGCTGGGGCCAGCTGCAATCGGTGACCGACGCGCTGGGCCAGCAGACGCAGGGCGTGGTGGATGCGCGCGGGCTGCTGCGCTCGCTGCGGCTGCCCGACGGCAGCAGCCAGGGGTTCGAGTACGACGCGGGCGGACGGCTGGTGGAGCACACGGACGCGCTCTCGCGGGGCACGCGCTACGGATACAACGCGCGCGGGCAGCTGCTGTGGCGGCGCGACGCGCAGGGCCGGGAGATCGGCGCGGCGCACGATGGCGCACACCGGCTCTCGGCACTCGCCACGGAAAACGGTGGCGTGTACCGGTTCCGCTACGACGATGCGGACCGGCTGGTGGAGGAAGAGCGCCTGGACGGCACGCGGGTGGGGCTGGAATACGACGCGGACGGGCACGTGGTGGCGGTGGTGCACCACCCGGCGCGGGGCGACGACGTGTTCCATGAACTGGAGACCCAGGCGCAGGACGGCACGCTGCGGGAAGGCCCGGCAGCCCGAAACGCGCAGGTGCCGCGGCGCACGGAGCTGCAGCGCGACGCGCTGGGGCGGCTGGTGCAAAAGCGGGTGGGCGCCAGCGTGCTGCGCTACCGCTACGACGCGGGCGGTCGGCTGGTGGAGGCATCGCGCTGGCGGCGCCAGGCCGGGGAGCAGGCCGAAACCCCAGCCGGCGCTGAAGCCGAAACGGACAACGCCCCCCTGGAGCTGCAGCACACGACGCGTTTCGAATACGACGCGCTGGGCCGCATCGTGGCCGAGCACGCGCAGGATGCGGCGAGCGGGCAGGTGCACACGCTGCGGCACGAGCACGACGCACTGGGCAACCGCACGCGCACGCAGCTGCCGGCCGTGGGCGCCGGCCGATCGGGACAGACGGGCCAAGCGGTGCTGCGGCGCAGCCTGAACTACCTGCACTACGGCTCGGGGCACCTGCACCAGATCAACCTGGGGCTGGCCGAGGAATGGGCGCAGGAGGCATCGCCGGAAGCACTGCAGGAGTCGCTGCCGGGTGAAACGCTGCAGGCCAGCGTGCTGGGCGGGGGCCCGGACGGCGTGCTGCCCGAACCGGTGCGCGAGGTGCACCGGCTCATCGCCGACATCGAGCGCGACGCGCTGCACCGGGAGGTGCTGCGCACGCAGGGCACGCTGTCCACGCGCTACGCACTGGATGCGCTGGGACGGCGCACGGGCAGCTGGACGCGCTCGGGGCTGGGGCTGCAGGACGCGGCGGGCGAGGACTGGCGCGGGGCGTGGCAGCAGCAGGTGGAGGCGCTCGCCCAGCGCGGCCCCTCGGCGGCCGTGGGGCTGCTCAAGCAGTACCGCTACGACGCGGTGGGCGAGCTGCGCGAGAGCGTGCACAGCCACAAGGGGCGCACAAGCTGGCGCTATGACGCCACGGGGCGGGTGGAGCAGGCGCTGCGCGCAGGCCCCGGGGCGCAGCCGGGCGCGGGCGTGCAGGGCCGCTCGGAAGAGGTGTTCCGCTACGACCCGGCGGGCAACCTGCTGGATGCGAGCCTCGCGTCGCGCATGGCGGCCAACGATGGAGGCCCTGGAGGCTCCGGCACGGGCTCCACGGGCTACCTGCGCGACAACCTGGTGCGGGTGTATGAGGACAAGCGCTTCGCCTACGACGGCTTCGCGCGGCTGCGCGAGAAGCGCATCGGGCGGCACACGGTGCAGCGCTTCGAGTGGGACGATGAAGACCAGTTGGTAGCGGTGGAGACCACGCGCCACCCGGGCACGGCCCAGGCCACGCGCCAGCGGGTGGAGTTCCGCTACGACGCGCTGGGCCGGCGCATCGCCAAGCAGGATGCGTTCGGGCGCACGGAGTTCATCTGGGAGGGCATGCGGCTGATCGAGGAGCGGCGCGGCTCGAAGGTGGTGAGCTACGTGTACGAGCCGGGCAGTTACGTGCCGCTGGCGCGCATCGATGCGGATGGGCAGCGGCTGGAGGGCAGCGGGCACGGCGGGCTGGTGGGCAGCGCAGGAGCGGATGCTGCAGGCCCGGCAGGCACCCAAGGCCCTCCAGGCAGCCAAAGCAGCCGCTACGCCGCGCTGAACCCGATGGCCGCGCCCGGCAGCAGCGCGGCAGCGCATGCCGCTTCCGCTTCAGCCCAAGGACCGGCACACGCCCATGCCCAAGCCCAGACTCCGTCCGAATCCCGCCTGCGTGCCAGCGCCCAGGTGAGCTACTTCCACAACGACCCCTCGGGCCTGCCGGAAGAGGTGACGGACGAAGCCGGCGAGGTGCGCTGGCGCGCGAGCTGGCGCACCTGGGGCAGCGCGCTGGAGGAGCGCTGGGAGGCCGTGCGCATCGACGGCAGCGCCATTCCTGCGGTGCAGCAGCGGCACCGGGACGAGGACACGCTGGAGCAGAACCTGCGCCTGCAGGGCCAGTACCTGGACCGCGAGACGGGGCTGCACTACAACACCTTCCGGTACTACGACCCGGATATGGGGCGGTTCATCAGTCCGGATCCGATCGGGCTGGCGGGTGGGCTCAATCTGCAACGGTATGCGATCAATCCCCTGGCCTGGATTGACCCATGGGGTTTGTGTGGCGAGAAAATCAAAAACAAATTCCCCAATGAAGGGCCGCCAGCAGATGGAAAAATCCTTGGAACAGCCGTTTCCAATAAGGGACTGGTCACCATTCCCGGAAAGGGACCGCTGCGTGGAACTTTCGACTTCGTTGTCACACAAGACAATCAACTCATTCTTGGGAAACGCCATGTGACTCTTTCCGGCGGGGCAGATGTCCAAGCTGCTGGCAGCATGCGTTTGAAGGGCGGAAAAATTCTGGAAATTGATAATCTCTCTGGACATTACCAGCCAACGCCAGCACAGGCGGCAGGCTTTCCTTCAGCCATCAACAATGCAGGATTCAGCACCAAGGGCGCGACACTGCAGCCCTACTCCATTTCTCCGACGCCTTCGGGCAATCATGTCCTGCCTCCCAGGCCGCTGCCACCAACAATGCTCTAA
- the imm45 gene encoding Imm45 family immunity protein, whose translation MTVMTMDSRNRLLEYTNNIERGKIIRCYTPNEDRLDLMVIEPNQKDEQCYALLNLTGYKAGLIYALLPKDSQPSNEEGYAIDKDWLISNWSKWGYFDCPIDNVYVIEKL comes from the coding sequence ATGACGGTCATGACCATGGACAGCCGAAACAGGCTCCTCGAATATACCAACAATATAGAAAGAGGCAAAATAATTCGCTGCTACACTCCCAATGAAGATCGTCTAGATCTCATGGTAATTGAGCCCAATCAAAAAGACGAGCAATGCTATGCCTTGCTCAACCTGACAGGTTATAAAGCAGGTCTTATTTACGCTCTCCTACCGAAAGACTCCCAGCCATCAAACGAAGAGGGATACGCAATAGACAAAGACTGGTTGATATCCAACTGGAGTAAATGGGGGTATTTTGATTGCCCCATAGACAATGTCTACGTAATAGAAAAATTATAA
- a CDS encoding GNAT family N-acetyltransferase, with protein MPAPATDTHPPRPARRGAPVVVPIRSLGPEHRGRIAVHLLRLEPGDRYLRFGYAASDEQVLRYVQQLDFVRDEVFGIYNRRLELIAVAHLAYGDAAEHRSCAEFGVSVLAQARGRGFGARLFERAVMHARNRDVRMVFIHALSENTAMLRIARKAGAVVRRDGSESEAYLEIAPAGLQSRMAQKVVHRLAEMDYQLKRQARQFRAFLAGMQAARSGTPPGA; from the coding sequence ATGCCTGCGCCTGCCACCGACACCCACCCCCCGCGACCCGCGCGGCGCGGTGCGCCGGTCGTGGTGCCCATCCGCTCGCTGGGCCCCGAGCACCGCGGTCGCATCGCCGTCCACCTGCTGCGCCTGGAGCCCGGCGACCGCTACCTGCGCTTCGGCTATGCCGCGTCGGATGAACAGGTGCTGCGCTACGTGCAGCAGCTCGACTTCGTGCGCGACGAGGTCTTCGGCATCTACAACCGCCGGCTCGAACTCATTGCCGTCGCCCACCTGGCCTACGGCGACGCGGCCGAGCACCGCAGTTGCGCCGAGTTCGGCGTCTCCGTGCTCGCCCAGGCCCGGGGCCGCGGCTTCGGCGCCCGGCTCTTCGAGCGCGCCGTCATGCATGCGCGCAACCGGGACGTGCGCATGGTGTTCATCCACGCGCTCAGCGAAAACACCGCCATGCTGCGCATCGCCCGCAAGGCCGGCGCCGTCGTGCGCCGCGACGGTTCGGAATCGGAGGCCTACCTCGAGATTGCCCCCGCGGGCCTGCAGTCACGCATGGCGCAGAAGGTGGTGCACCGGCTGGCCGAGATGGACTACCAGCTCAAGCGCCAGGCCCGGCAGTTCCGGGCATTTCTGGCGGGGATGCAGGCAGCGCGGAGTGGGACGCCGCCGGGGGCGTGA
- a CDS encoding Lrp/AsnC family transcriptional regulator: MSASHALDRLDRAILRCLQDNGRETYDVIGEQVGLSPSAVLRRAKRLEDAGVIDRYVALVRPEAVGLGLTAYLNVRLEKHTESHKRNPMDLFRASVQTWPEVVECSALTGEMDYLLRVVVADMAHYSRFIMDTLLKHPSVQDCKTSFVLDRVKSTTAVPV, from the coding sequence ATGAGCGCTTCCCACGCACTGGACCGGCTTGATCGGGCGATCCTGCGCTGCCTTCAGGACAACGGCCGCGAAACCTACGACGTCATCGGCGAGCAGGTGGGCCTGTCGCCCAGCGCGGTGCTGCGCCGCGCCAAGCGCCTGGAAGATGCCGGCGTGATCGACCGCTATGTGGCCCTGGTGCGTCCGGAGGCCGTGGGCCTGGGCCTCACGGCTTACCTCAACGTCCGGCTGGAAAAGCACACCGAAAGCCACAAGCGCAATCCCATGGACCTGTTCCGTGCCAGCGTCCAGACCTGGCCCGAGGTGGTGGAATGCTCCGCGCTCACCGGCGAGATGGACTACCTGCTGCGTGTGGTCGTGGCCGACATGGCCCACTACAGCCGCTTCATCATGGACACGCTGCTCAAGCACCCCAGCGTGCAGGACTGCAAGACCAGCTTCGTGCTCGACCGCGTGAAGAGCACGACCGCGGTGCCGGTCTGA
- a CDS encoding esterase/lipase family protein, with translation MNGTLRGLGRFRALAARAALALSLGCAFTAPAVHAQSGYTQTRYPIVLVHGLFGFDSALGVDYFYGIPDALRRDGAQVFVAQVSATNSTEVRGEQLLAQVKQVLAVTGAAKVNLVGHSHGGPTIRYVAGVAPQLVASVTSIGGVNKGSRVADVVRGVAPPGSVSESVASAAAGALAQVISAASGGSGLPQKPTAALDSLTTAGAADFNRRFPQGLASGCGNGADVVNGVRYYSWTGTQPVTNVLDPSDAGLALLAPVHGEANDGLVSACSSRLGRHLGDYRQNHLDEINQLVGLRDLFSPDPVTLYRQHANRLKQQGL, from the coding sequence ATGAACGGAACCCTTCGCGGCCTCGGCCGCTTCAGGGCGCTGGCGGCGCGCGCCGCCCTCGCCTTATCCCTGGGCTGCGCATTCACTGCGCCGGCCGTCCATGCGCAAAGCGGCTACACGCAGACGCGCTACCCCATCGTGCTGGTGCACGGCCTGTTCGGGTTCGATTCGGCCCTGGGCGTGGATTACTTCTACGGCATCCCCGATGCGCTGCGCAGGGATGGCGCGCAGGTGTTCGTGGCCCAGGTGTCGGCCACCAACAGCACCGAGGTGCGCGGCGAGCAGTTGCTCGCCCAGGTCAAGCAGGTGCTGGCGGTCACGGGTGCGGCGAAGGTGAACCTGGTCGGGCATTCCCACGGCGGCCCGACCATCCGTTACGTCGCCGGCGTGGCGCCACAGCTCGTGGCATCGGTCACGTCGATCGGCGGGGTGAACAAGGGCTCCCGCGTGGCGGATGTGGTGCGCGGCGTGGCGCCTCCGGGCTCGGTGTCCGAATCGGTGGCGAGCGCCGCGGCCGGTGCACTCGCGCAGGTGATCAGCGCAGCATCGGGCGGCTCCGGCCTGCCGCAGAAGCCGACGGCAGCGCTGGACTCGCTCACCACGGCCGGCGCGGCGGACTTCAACCGCCGCTTTCCGCAGGGGCTGGCCAGCGGTTGCGGGAACGGCGCCGACGTGGTGAACGGCGTGCGCTACTACTCCTGGACGGGCACGCAGCCGGTCACGAACGTGCTCGACCCGAGCGATGCAGGCCTGGCCCTGCTGGCGCCGGTGCACGGCGAGGCGAACGACGGGCTGGTGTCCGCATGCTCCTCGCGGCTGGGCCGGCACCTGGGGGATTACCGCCAGAACCACCTGGATGAGATCAACCAGCTGGTGGGGCTGCGGGACCTGTTCTCTCCCGACCCGGTGACGCTCTACCGCCAGCACGCCAACCGGCTGAAGCAGCAGGGGCTCTGA
- a CDS encoding lipase chaperone family protein, giving the protein MAAARGRMAAALLAAAALGLAGWWTQRATADGAGEAVARPASGLAADASASARRPPGGPDPRFLAPRSAAELEVLQTDPLLGAGLRDTLETLLEEALDAGPTTDAATLKRRLAGLVDRHFPEAVRERALALAGRYVDYRAALGTVAPPADLSDPKALRASMEERDRLRERFFEPGEATALFGGEAALDRHTLARLEILQDTNRSPQEKARALQDAENALPAELRAARQAYATPQAVAEQTAALDARQADDATRHAERSARYGAAAADALARLDGEERQWQQRLDQYQQARATQGDGPALQKLREQLFTPEERLRVEGALALRSTRPGTAGGG; this is encoded by the coding sequence ATGGCGGCGGCACGCGGGCGGATGGCGGCCGCGCTGCTGGCGGCTGCGGCACTGGGCCTGGCCGGCTGGTGGACGCAGCGCGCCACGGCAGACGGTGCGGGCGAGGCTGTGGCGCGCCCTGCATCCGGCCTGGCGGCGGACGCCTCCGCATCCGCGCGCCGGCCGCCCGGCGGGCCCGATCCGCGGTTCCTGGCGCCGCGCTCCGCGGCCGAGCTGGAGGTGCTCCAGACCGATCCGCTGCTGGGCGCGGGCCTGCGCGACACGCTCGAAACCTTGCTGGAGGAAGCGCTGGACGCCGGGCCGACCACCGACGCGGCCACGCTCAAGCGGCGGCTGGCGGGCCTGGTGGACCGCCATTTCCCGGAGGCGGTGCGTGAGCGTGCCCTGGCGCTGGCCGGCCGCTATGTGGATTACCGCGCCGCGCTCGGCACGGTGGCGCCGCCCGCCGACCTGTCCGACCCGAAGGCGCTGCGGGCCTCCATGGAGGAGCGCGACCGGCTGCGCGAGCGTTTCTTCGAGCCTGGCGAAGCCACTGCACTGTTCGGGGGCGAAGCAGCGCTGGACCGCCACACGCTCGCGCGGCTGGAGATCCTGCAGGACACCAATCGCTCCCCGCAGGAGAAGGCCCGGGCGCTCCAGGACGCAGAGAACGCGCTGCCCGCCGAATTGCGCGCTGCGCGGCAGGCCTACGCCACCCCGCAGGCGGTGGCGGAGCAGACGGCCGCGCTGGATGCCCGCCAGGCCGACGACGCGACGCGCCATGCGGAGCGCAGCGCCCGTTACGGCGCGGCGGCTGCCGACGCCCTGGCACGCCTGGATGGCGAGGAGCGGCAGTGGCAGCAGCGGCTGGACCAGTACCAGCAGGCCCGGGCCACGCAGGGCGACGGCCCGGCGCTGCAGAAGCTGCGCGAGCAGTTGTTCACGCCCGAGGAGCGGCTGCGCGTGGAAGGGGCCCTGGCGCTGCGTTCCACGCGCCCCGGCACAGCGGGCGGGGGCTGA
- the hppD gene encoding 4-hydroxyphenylpyruvate dioxygenase has protein sequence MNTPLPHPAVQDTAAWENPMGTDGFEFIEYAAPDPQAMGRVFEGMGFKPVARHRHKNVTLYRQGEINFIINAEPDSFAQRFARLHGPSVCAIAFRVHDAKAAYERALNLGAWGYAGQAGPGELNIPAIKGIGDSLIYLVDRWRGKNGAQPGDIGNIGFFDVDFEPLPGVTAEEALNPRGHGLTYIDHLTHNVHRGRMIEWANFYERLFNFREIRYFDIEGQVTGVKSKAMTSPCGKIRIPINEEGKEKAGQIQEYLDMYNGEGIQHIAMGSDDLYATVDALRGSGVRLLDTIDTYYELVDKRIPGHGESVEELHKRKILIDGKKDAILLQIFSENQLGPIFFEFIQRKGDDGFGNGNFKALFESIELDQMRRGVLQGA, from the coding sequence ATGAACACCCCACTGCCCCACCCCGCCGTCCAGGACACCGCAGCCTGGGAGAACCCGATGGGTACCGACGGCTTCGAATTCATCGAATATGCCGCTCCCGATCCGCAGGCCATGGGCCGGGTGTTCGAGGGCATGGGCTTCAAGCCCGTGGCACGCCACCGCCACAAGAACGTGACGCTCTACCGCCAGGGCGAGATCAACTTCATCATCAATGCCGAGCCCGACAGCTTCGCGCAGCGCTTCGCGCGGCTGCACGGCCCGAGCGTGTGCGCCATCGCCTTCCGCGTGCACGATGCCAAGGCTGCCTACGAGCGCGCGCTGAACCTGGGCGCCTGGGGCTATGCCGGACAGGCCGGCCCGGGCGAGCTGAACATCCCCGCCATCAAGGGCATCGGCGACAGCCTGATCTATCTGGTGGACCGCTGGCGCGGCAAGAACGGCGCGCAGCCGGGCGACATCGGCAACATCGGCTTCTTCGACGTCGATTTCGAGCCGCTGCCGGGCGTGACCGCCGAGGAGGCCCTCAACCCCAGGGGCCACGGCCTGACCTACATCGACCACCTGACGCACAACGTGCACCGGGGCCGCATGATCGAATGGGCGAACTTCTACGAGCGCCTGTTCAATTTCCGCGAGATCCGCTACTTCGACATCGAAGGCCAGGTGACCGGCGTGAAGAGCAAGGCCATGACCAGCCCCTGCGGCAAGATCCGCATCCCGATCAATGAAGAGGGCAAGGAAAAGGCCGGCCAGATCCAGGAATACCTGGACATGTACAACGGCGAGGGCATCCAGCACATCGCCATGGGCTCGGACGACCTCTACGCCACGGTGGACGCGCTGCGCGGCTCCGGCGTGCGCCTGCTGGACACCATTGACACCTACTACGAGCTGGTGGACAAGCGCATTCCCGGCCACGGCGAAAGCGTGGAAGAGCTGCACAAGCGCAAGATCCTGATCGACGGCAAGAAGGACGCGATCCTGCTGCAGATTTTCAGCGAGAACCAGCTGGGCCCGATCTTCTTCGAGTTCATCCAGCGCAAGGGCGACGACGGCTTCGGCAACGGCAACTTCAAGGCGTTGTTCGAGAGCATCGAACTCGACCAGATGCGCCGCGGGGTGCTGCAGGGCGCTTGA
- a CDS encoding Bug family tripartite tricarboxylate transporter substrate binding protein, protein MLRRSYLLAVLLAGGAWSVQAQNASAPLTIVVPYPAGGPVDASARIVAEGVRGTLGPVEVQNKPGAGGTTGVALVAKAPKDANWLVMGAVATHAVNPWLQKAFPYDPLKDFKPIALVARTPNVLVMDAEHAKSLGIRTTGELVQYLKKNPDQVRYGSGGNGSIGHIAAEMFKSLTNTRVAHVPFQGSAPALKALQSGEVAFVFDNLASSLPLIKAGKLKALGVTSLGRDDELPDVRSINDEVPGFNVVTWFGLFAPASLPDADARRYAAAITAAMKVPASEQKLKKMGIDAEDLTLEPFGQFVRAEHAKYGFLIKAAKIKMD, encoded by the coding sequence ATGTTGCGTCGCAGTTACCTTTTGGCCGTCCTGCTGGCGGGAGGGGCCTGGAGCGTCCAGGCCCAGAACGCCTCGGCACCGCTGACCATCGTTGTTCCGTACCCGGCCGGCGGGCCGGTGGACGCGTCCGCCCGCATCGTGGCGGAAGGCGTGCGCGGCACGCTGGGCCCGGTGGAGGTGCAGAACAAGCCGGGGGCTGGCGGCACGACGGGCGTGGCGCTGGTGGCCAAGGCCCCGAAGGACGCCAATTGGCTGGTGATGGGCGCGGTGGCGACGCACGCGGTGAATCCGTGGCTGCAGAAGGCTTTCCCGTACGACCCGCTGAAGGACTTCAAGCCGATCGCGCTCGTGGCGCGCACGCCCAACGTGCTCGTCATGGACGCGGAGCATGCCAAGTCGCTGGGCATCCGCACGACCGGGGAACTGGTGCAGTACCTCAAGAAGAACCCCGACCAGGTGCGCTACGGATCGGGCGGCAACGGCAGCATCGGCCATATCGCGGCCGAGATGTTCAAGTCGCTCACCAACACGCGCGTGGCGCACGTGCCCTTCCAGGGGTCCGCGCCGGCGCTCAAGGCACTGCAGTCGGGAGAGGTCGCGTTCGTGTTCGACAACCTTGCCTCGTCGCTGCCGCTGATCAAGGCCGGCAAGCTCAAGGCCCTGGGCGTGACCAGTCTGGGCCGGGACGACGAGCTGCCGGACGTGCGCAGCATCAACGACGAGGTGCCGGGATTCAACGTGGTGACGTGGTTCGGCCTGTTCGCCCCCGCCTCGCTGCCCGACGCGGATGCCCGCCGCTATGCGGCGGCCATCACCGCGGCGATGAAGGTGCCTGCCAGCGAGCAGAAGCTCAAGAAGATGGGCATCGACGCCGAGGACCTGACGCTGGAGCCCTTCGGCCAGTTCGTGCGCGCGGAGCACGCGAAGTACGGCTTCCTCATCAAGGCCGCGAAGATCAAGATGGACTGA